Proteins encoded in a region of the Micromonas commoda chromosome 10, complete sequence genome:
- the PF6 gene encoding central pair protein (The Chlamydomonas PF6 locus encodes a large alanine/proline-rich polypeptide that is required for assembly of a central pair projection and regulates flagellar motility): MAEEEAEDVPAEPEEPFPEFNLEWRTLAVVLDAGTVGGVDAAAVEAALIDPEQVPWPTVDGRLNCFARLTLAEMTEAAEAAVAPPPETEGDADADEAAPPAPPADDAEDEPPNPWKEVQLRMIASREAHEASEDPNKGTWTLDARWKHELFKTKSEVDREAFRIDLARRRRRALKESTEKLAAAEEEMRERAPKLEAAQKAHEAALEAGEEPPPPEEPNPPPEEEGGEPPPAPESALQEAQWAYDKVSAQLTEWRAKNIAAKNDVQAPCRATRAYVLQSDLGGTGADNVDALSELAAGGFPIRACVQVARAKWAPPTPDFFEKPADAGDDWTAPEAPTPEPDDAPGKLTAKFIEARAAAIAARDWDHGCRKIACLHAQFPRDAESLDPASMAAFAAEYCGYLAVADIEYQRWLTDDASLSHVPGITPAEIDATDVRVYGQLLAGVPHERATCAVVLDAMIGQVCASATVEAIGEDDLRKARDDAAAVEAAAAIAEALGGVKLASLHDAGSLSVTTTTIGAATATTHVGFDSMGGTTTMGGTTTMGSTMGGTAGGGAATAGGVLLMQNGDSATTLRATYGPGLFARALRGDTVAPLASVVRLDPDEVEARMSRLLARACAGADRTWMPATPELDDDGYGARKTALRTFLPTPETPLQVLERHEMLTEAANTLPPGLFEEHGAEVRERRHWEPLTREAYANLYSNAKRDLRGERRLYHAPEDALVTLLHAPAAEEDVDATLQRAIDFREFMERYQNAVASRKADEAEARRLEAKAEAARIAAEEEAARLLAESSMLTDEEEEEEEEEGGEAAEPAPAPEPEPEELEEEDEGIGYDDGEDPPPEPLAHPASPLVTLHPVGYKGIETDIERLVGRRTCGYPRFGSLVSTDVDGTTSVVAGGVTLGFRRDGLVATLAGEIGTSISITRGPEPPAPEPEAADGADGDGAADGAEEETCEPLLDENGVPVVDAEGNPVYAEPTPPPPPPPPPISLQYLTPSGLCVQVSTERTVTQKKPEVDASPAGAGGKAATARAGDAVKFDAHETSRAVLADGSVVRYMSDDSTVVMLPDGGLCERPGAVDEVTGRGEWIGTNLAGTRWRQPDSYMGQPRVGHELPEIEPLKDEEGNVVTDEETGEPKFPPKEGEEGYVPPTALRDEETGEPLLDDDGNFKLPPDILIVPDPTWVDPVAAAHVTDPDTGAVVTSRGDLTMVVNHPPPSLRRLVVHSDGTRVVRDPDGGCAWRVEREGFAAVHAPSDDNEPITVDLGAALAAVDRDGGVAITLQDGSAVAADANATTGHVAYAPAASSTDPARAALDALRGTRGAPEPGVFVFDLVRKRILVHGDETTAGFSVKADGTFAPTEAFDADSDAEGADGADGAEGADGGDGADGADGGDAKGGEDETGSSPGSSPAPPRPIGFVSAPEVKPRCFVVYPDQECYFEVHSEPAFAQYADAMARDGSCTVTSGPVAGSEPGVVNHTYLAPLKPPPRPSVLIDADRVPVAPPKPSRPSSAGLTLPSLRLPSKPTFPAPPRAMIVPRIAAFEAPKPRVDPPPSAFVFRQVVEYPRMTAQLAGWLDASLARFKAHQAENAAVTPDAYVLDDARGSSFVDAERTLADRILAARVAKEKAYADRVTAEDEARLERERLEHEAAMEAAAEAARNLKIAPRAKTPPPRPKPLYPPCGYFESAEGLTSLETMKDAFENAFENPSLRRLPSPRLPRAVKVADPEPADPRSWDGAFGDHEAYIDEVYDGGEAYAHTQNTYDDRYDRYGRHVADSRHPPYAFGASTGAKPDRVRAETEYLARPEGYLYRRRETQRAHEAHAHALATDSRTSARAGKARVDYTGRRRARPAAPASLYRRDTAVSARNRRYDDVDGNSRPPVRTTSTVLASHRGGGRDRRDGTVQTFELSPAHVHFGRVSVSSGAVERRATLTNVGVDAQRFSIRQPEAHGPFRVEFRPGMVSPGLAARLRVVCDARGVPPGDYVGEAVVTTERQVFALSLSARVAAPGGGSSVDVSGRSVVDVHGGSGVHPGGEMRLDETVSLRDMRGGR; the protein is encoded by the exons ATGGCGGAAGAGGAGGCCGAAGAtgtgccggcggag CCCGAGGAGCCGTTCCCCGAGTTCAACCTCGAGTGGCGCACCCTCGCGGtggtcctcgacgccggcaccgtcggcggcgtcgacgcggccgcggtcgaggccgCGCTGATCGACCCCGAGCAGGTCCCTTGGCCCACCGTGGACGGCCGGCTCAACTGCTTCGCGCGGCTCACGCTCGCGGAGATGaccgaggccgccgaggccgccgtcgccccgccacCGGAgaccgagggcgacgccgacgccgacgaggcggcgccccccgcgccccccgcggacgacgccgaggacgaaccGCCGAATCCCTGGAAGGAAGTCCAGCTCCGCATGATTGCGTCGAGAGAGGCGCACGAAGCTTCGGAGGACCCGAACAAGGGGACGTGgaccctcgacgcgcgctggAAACACGAGCTGTTCAAAACCAAGAGCGAGGTGGACAGAGAGGCGTTCAGGATCGACCTggcgcgccgacgcaggCGAGCGCTGAAGGAGTCGAccgagaagctcgccgcggctgaggaGGAGATGAGGGAGAGGGCGcccaagctcgaggcggcgcagaaggcgcacgaggctgcgctggaggctggcgaggaacccccgccgcccgaggaacccaacccgccgcccgaggaggagggcggcgagcccccgcccgcgcccgagagCGCGCTCCAGGAGGCGCAGTGGGCGTATGATAAAGTCTCCGCCCAATTGACCGAGTGGCGCGCCAAGAACATCGCCGCCAAGAACGACGTGCAGGCGCCgtgccgcgcgacgagggcgtacGTGCTGCAGTCGGACCtcggcgggacgggcgcggataacgtcgacgcgctgtccgagctggcggcgggtggaTTTCCCATTCGCGCGTGCGTCCAGGTGGCGCGAGCTAAGTGGGCGCCGCCTACGCCGGATTTCTTCGAGAAACCCGCGGATGCCGGCGACGACTGGACAGCCCCGGAGGCCCCGACCCCGgaacccgacgacgccccgggtAAGCTCACGGCAAAGTTCatcgaggctcgcgccgccgcgatcgccgcgcgcgattgGGACCACGGGTGCCGCAAGATCGCGTGCCTTCACGCGCAGTTTCCCAGAGACGCGGAGAGCCTCgacccggcgtcgatggccgcgttcgccgcggagtaCTGCGGgtacctcgccgtcgccgacatcGAGTACCAGCGCTggctcaccgacgacgcctcaCTGTCCCACGTCCCGGGGATCACCCCGGCGGAGATTGACGCGACGGACGTCCGCGTGTACGGTCAACTCCTGGCGGGGGTACCGCACGAGAGGGCCACGTGCGCGGTGGTCCTCGACGCCATGATCGGGCAGGtgtgcgcctccgcgacggtggaggcgatcggcgaggacgacttGCGAAaggcgcgggacgacgcggcggcggttgaagcggcggcggcgatcgccgaggcgctcggcggggtGAAGCTCGCGTCTCTCCACGACGCCGGCTCGCTGTCCGTCACGACCACcacgatcggcgcggcgacggccaccACCCACGTCGGGTTCGATTCGATGGGcggcacgacgacgatgggcggcacgacgacgatgggctCGACGATGGGCGgcacggctggcggcggcgcagccaCGGCTGGCGGCGTCTTGCTGATGCAAAACGGcgactcggcgacgacgcttcGCGCGACGTACGGCCCCGGCctgttcgcgcgcgcgctccgcggcgacaccgtcgcgccgctcgccagcgtcgtgcgcctcgaccccgacgaggtcgaggcaAGGATGTCGCGTTTGCTGgctcgcgcgtgcgcgggcgcggacagGACGTGgatgcccgcgacgccggagctggacgacgacgggtacgGCGCTCGCAAGACGGCGCTTCGAACCTTCCTACCCACCCCGGAGACGCCGCTTCAGGTGCTGGAGAGGCACGAGATGCTCACCGAAGCCGCGAACACGCTACCCCCGGGACTTTTCGAGgagcacggcgcggaggttCGCGAGCGAAGGCACTGGGAGCCCCTCACCAGGGAGGCGTACGCGAATCTCTACTCCAACGCCAAGCGGGACCTTCGCGGAGAGCGAAGGCTGTATCACGCGCCGGAGGATGCGCTCGTCACCTTGCtgcacgcgcccgccgcggaggaggacgtggacgcgacgctgcAGCGCGCCATCGACTTTCGCGAGTTTATGGAGCGGTACCAAAACGCGGTGGCTTCGCGCAAGGctgacgaggcggaggcccGGAGGctggaggcgaaggcggaggctgcgcgaatcgccgccgaggaggaagccgcgcgACTCTTGGCGGAGTCGTCCAtgctcaccgacgaggaggaggaggaggaggaggaggagggcggcgaagccgccgagccggcgccggcacccgagcccgagcccgaggagctcgaggaggaggacgagggcatcggctacgacgacggcgaggacccgCCACCCGAGCCCCTCGCccaccccgcgtcgcccctcgtcACGCTGCACCCGGTCGGGTACAAGGGCATAGAGACGGACATCGAGCGACTCGTCGGACGCAGAACGTGCGGGTACCCGCGGTTCGGTTCGCTCGTTTCTACAGACGTCgacgggacgacgtcggtcGTGGCCGGCGGGGTTACGCTGGGGTTCCGGCGCGAtgggctcgtcgcgacgctggcGGGGGAGATCGGCACGTCCATCTCAATCACGCGCGggcccgagccgcccgcgccggagcccgaggcggcggatggggcGGATGGCGATGGGGCGGCGGAtggggcggaggaggagacctGCGAGCCCCTCCTCGACGAAAacggcgtccccgtcgtcgacgcggagggtaACCCCGTGTACGCGGAaccgaccccgccgccgccgcccccgcctccgcccatCTCGCTCCAGTACCTCACCCCGTCTGGGCTGTGCGTTCAGGTGTCGACGGAGCGGACGGTGACGCAGAAGAAGCCCGAGGTGGACGCttcgcccgccggcgcgggcgggaaggcggcgaccgcgagggcgggcgacgccgtcaagtTTGACGCGCACGAGACGTCCCGCGCGGTTCTCGCCGACGGAAGCGTGGTGCGGTACATGTCCGACGACTCAACCGTCGTCATGCTCCCGGACGGGGGACTCTGCGAGCggccgggcgcggtggacgaggtcacgggccgcggcgagtgGATCGGCACCAACCTCGCGGGCACCCGCTGGCGCCAACCGGACTCGTACATGGGCCAGCCCCGCGTCGGTCACGAGCTTCCGGAGATTGAACCCCtcaaggacgaggagggcaacgtcgtgacggacgaggagacggGCGAACCCAAGTTTCCTCCCAAGGAGGGGGAAGAAGGGTACgtgccgccgacggcgctgagggacgaGGAAACCGGCGAacccctcctcgacgacgacggcaacTTCAAGCTTCCGCCGGACATCCTCATCGTCCCGGACCCGACGTGGGTCGacccggtcgccgccgcgcacgtcaccgaccccgacaccggcgccgtcgtcacctCCAGGGGTGATCTCACCATGGTGGTCaaccacccgccgccgagtctgCGCAGGCTCGTGGTGCACtccgacggcacccgcgtcgtccgcgacccCGACGGGGGATGCGCGTGGAGGGTCGAACGCGAgggcttcgccgcggtgcacgcCCCCTCCGACGATAACGAACCGATCACGGTGGACCtgggcgccgccctcgccgccgtagatcgcgacggcggggtggCCATCACGCTCCAGGACGgaagcgccgtcgccgcggatgcgaacgcgacgacgggacaCGTCGCGtacgccccggcggcgtcgagcacggatccggcgcgtgccgcgctcgacgccctgcgcgggacgcgaggggcCCCGGAACCCGGTGTTTTCGTCTTTGACCTGGTCAGGAAGCGGATTCTGGTGCACGGGGacgagacgacggcgggttTCTCGGTCAAGGCGGACgggacgttcgcgccgaccgaggcgttcgacgcggactcggacgcggagggtgccgacggtgccgacggtgccgagggtgccgacggtggcgacggtgccgacggtgccgacgggggcgacgcgaagggtGGCGAGGACGAGACGGGCTCTTCGCCGGGCtcttcgcccgcgcccccgcgaccaATTGGTTTCGTCTCCGCGCCGGAGGTTAAACCCCGGTGCTTCGTCGTCTACCCCGACCAGGAGTGCTACTTCGAGGTCCACTCCGAgcccgcgttcgcgcagtacgcggacgcgatggcgcgagACGGCTCGTGCACGGTAACCTCCGGACCCGTCGCCGGAAGCgaacccggcgtcgtcaaccACACGTACCTCGCGCCGCTcaaacccccgccgcggccgagcgTGTtgatcgacgccgaccgagtgccggtggcgccgcccaagccgtccaggccctcgtccgcgggccTCACGCTCCCGTCGCTGCGGCTGCCGTCCAAGCCGACGtttccggcgccgccgcgagcgatgATCGTCCCGAggatcgccgcgttcgaggcgccCAAACCGAGGGTggacccgcccccgtccgccTTTGTCTTTCGCCAGGTTGTGGAGTACCCGAGGATGACGGCACAGCTCGCGGGGTGGCTCGACGCGAGTTTGGCCAGGTTTAAAGCGCACCAAGCCGagaacgccgccgtcacGCCCGACGCGTACGTTTtagacgacgcgaggggttCGTCCTttgtcgacgccgagcgcaccctcgccgaccgcatcctcgccgcgagggtcgccaaggagaaggcgtacgcggaccgggtcaccgccgaggacgaggcgcgtTTAGAGCGGGAACGACTCGAGCACGAAGCCGCCatggaagccgcggcggaggctgcgaggaACCTCAAGATTGCGCCCCGCGCcaagacgccgccgccgcggcccaaACCCTTGTACCCGCCCTGCGGCTACTTCGAATCCGCGGAGGGACTGACGAGCTTGGAGACGATGAAGGATGCTTTCGAGAACGCTTTCGAGAACCCGTCGTTGAGACGGCTCCCGTCGCCCAGGCTGCCGCGAGCGGTGAAGGTGGCTGACCCGGAGCCGGCGGATCCGCGCTCTTGGGACGGTGCGTTCGGAGACCACGAGGCGTATATTGACGAGGTgtacgacggcggcgaagcgtaCGCGCACACGCAGAACActtacgacgaccgttacgaccgttacggCCGGCACGTAGCGGATTCGCGCCATCCTCCATACGCGTTCGGCGCATCCACCGGCGCGAAACccgatcgcgttcgcgccgagacGGAGTATCTCGCCCGCCCCGAGGGGTACCTctaccgccgccgcgagacgcAACGAGCGCacgaggcgcacgcgcacgcgctggcgacggactcgcgtacctcggctcgcgccggaAAGGCGCGCGTGGACTACAccggccggcgacgcgcgcgacccgccgcgccggcttcCCTCTATCGacgcgacacagctgtgtcggCTCGAAACCGTCGgtacgacgacgtggacggtAACTCGCGACCGCCGGTTCGCACCACGTCCACCGTGCTGGCGTCGCACCGCGGGGGAGGAAGGGACAGACGCGACGGGACGGTTCAAACCTTCGAGCTCTCCCCCGCGCACGTGCACTTTGGGAGGGTGAGCGTTTCGAGCGGAgccgtcgagcggcgcgcgacgctgaCCAACGTGGGGGTGGACGCGCAGAGGTTCTCGATTCGTCAACCCGAGGCGCACGGGCCGTTCAGGGTGGAGTTCAGGCCCGGGATGGTGTCCCCCGGACTGGCGGCGAGGCTACGGGTGgtgtgcgacgcgcgcggggtgccgcCGGGTGATtacgtcggcgaggcggtggtGACGACGGAGCGGCAGGTTTTCGCGCTGAGCCTctcggcgagggtggcggcACCGGGGGGGGGTTCGAGCGTCGACGTCTCGGGGCGGAGCGTCGTGGACGTTCACGGCGGCTCGGGGGTTCACCCGGGTGGCGAGATGCGACTGGACGAGACGGTCTCGTTGCGCGACATGCGGGGAGGGAGGTGa